gatctccttgcagtgcaagcgactctcaagagtcttctccaataccacagctcaaaagcatcaattcttcagcgctcagccttcttcacagtccaactctcacatccatacatgaccataggaaaaaccatagccttgactagacgaaccttacATCACCATATTGGGCCAGCAACCTACATCCAGACTTGAACAGTGCTGGGAAGTCCCAAGTATTAGCAATCTGGAGTCTCTATTGGGAAAGGGTCCCAGATGGTGCATCCACCCCAAGGGTGACTTCCGATTTCAGTTTGGGGGGCTCCTGTTTGCAATCCAAGGctgcaaactgatatcatcagTTTATGTGCAAAAATGCAGCTttgatttcactttaacttttacaatgctgtttgtttcaccttggGAAGCGTAAGACTTCTTGGACCCTTGGGGACTGGCCAGACCTCCAGGGGCTCAAGAATTCCAAGACCCACTCCCTTTTTTATCTAAAGTGCTACCTGACTTGCTGTGCTTGCCAGTGGGCACAGAATccaggcagtgtccaggcaggtcagAAGCAGGTGAGAGGCCTGTTTCTGAAGTCTGAACAAGACTTCCTCCACCTAATTTCCCTAACAGGTGATACATCATTTCACTTTTATCTGCATTTTCTAATAAATATCAATACGGAAAatcatttcatgtgcctgttggccatctgtgtgtcttttttggagaactGTTGATttgggtcttctgctcattttttgattgagttgtttggtctttttgctattgagttttatgagctgtctttatacttttgaaattaagcctttgttggttccatcatttgcaaatattttctcccagtgttttgggtgtctttttgttttgtttatggtttcctttgctgtgcaaaacttttatgtgtcatttatttatttttgcttttgtttcttttaccttgggaGACTGTTACTACCATTTATCAGTGAATGTTTGCCTCTGTTCTCTTGTAGGTGTTTTGTGGTGTCCTGTCTTATGTTTAATCACCAAggtagttttgtttatttttatgtgtggtgTGAGAGTATGCTTTAACTTTATTgctttacatgtggctgtccagctttccaaacaccacttgctaaagaggctgtcttttctgcATTGTGTATCTTTGCCTCCTCTGTTGCAGACTAATTGACTGTGAGTGGATGGATATATTTCAGTGCTGTTGATTCTGTTCCTTtgatccatgtgtctgtttttttgcCAAAACCAGTGTATTTTGATTGATGTAACTTCacagtattgtctgaagtctgggagggttttATGCCTCCAATTTTGCTCTTTTCCCTTAGAACTACtctggcaattctgggtcttttttaGTTGCATATTAACTTTAGGATGATTGTTTTAATCCTGTGAAAAAAGTCACAGGTATTTTGATAGAAATCACATTAAatgtgtagattgctttgggtagaatgGCTATTTTAAcgatattaattctttcaattcaATAGCAAGAGATATCTTTATatcattttcaatttcctttaaattattttcagtttccttcgttaactttttttatagttttctttgtgtaTGTCTTTCACATCCTTGGTTAGGTATATCATTTTTTTGACATGACTTAAatggaactgtttcttttttactttctctttattatatttcactttttgttcaaagaaatgtaaaagatatTTGTATATGATCCTGTATCCtgctaccttcagttcagttcagttcagtctctcagtggtgtctgactctttgtgacccatttcATTAGTTTTCTTAAGTTTTTGTGTGGGGTCTTTAGGGGTTTCTGTATAGAGTTTTAACTTATTTGCATGCAAAGACAGTTTTACCTGTTCCCTTCCAACTTgggtacattttatttcttttcattgtctgATTTCTGTggtaggacttccaatactatattGAATAGTCTTAGTGAGAGTGGCCcttcttgtcttgttccagaaTTTAGCAGAAAgggtttcagtttttcactgttatGTGTTATATTGACTGTGGATTTGTCATAAGAGGTATTATGCTGAAATATGCTCCCTCTATATCCATTTTGGTGACAGTTTTTTTTATCATGTGAAATGGTGTTtatgatgttgaattttatcaaatgcttttactgcatccattgagatgctgtggtttttgtcttttcttttgtaaatatggtgtatcacactgattgatttgcttatgttgaaccatccttgtgacccTGGGATGACTCCAACTTGATTGTAGTATATAATCCATTTTATAtcttgttggattcagtttggtaatattttgttgagggtttttagATCCATATTCATCAAGctattggcttgtaattttctttattgtagTGTCTTtgctctgtccttcaccacctcttggaacctgctcaaactcatgtccattgattctgtgatgccatccaaccatctcatcctctgtcatccccttctccttctgccttcaatctttcccagtgtcagggtcttttctaatgtcaACTCTTCgctttaggtggccaaagtatttggagcttcagcttcagcatcagtccttccagtgaatattcaggattgatttcctttaagatggactggttggatctccttgcagtccaagggactctcaagagtctcctccaacaccacagttccatagcatcaattctttagcattcaaccttctttacggtccaactctcatatccatacatggctactagaaaaaccatagctttgactagacacatctttgtcagtaatgcctctactttttcatacgctgtctaggtttgtcatagcttttcttccaaggagcaagtgtcttttaatttcatggctgtagtcaccatctgcagtgattttggagcccaagaaaataaaatctttcactatttccattccttcctcatctacttgccatgaagtgatgggaccagatgccatgatcttagttttttgaatgctgagttttatggcagctttttcactctcccagcTGGCACCTCTCAGCTTGTTCTCTGTAACTGTTattctgtctttttattatttttattcatttgctttattttttagattccacatgtaagttatatcatatagtatttgtctttctctatctggcttatttcactaaatGTAATACTCTCCaagttcatttacatttttgaaaataagcaTACCTTCTAAGTCCCATCAAAATATCCGATTTATAAATCGTGATATAAGTTTCCAGCTATTTAGGAGCTGCTGtgttaaatatacttttaaaagttttacaagTTATTTTGTGAGTAaaagaagaaagtttaaaaaatctatCCAGATGGCCATCTGGGGGAGAATAGCTATTTTGAACTTATGCTGAATGAGGCATTTATGCTTTGTTATTATAAATCAGCAGTTATACATTGAGTTATCAGAGGTCTCTTAAAAACCTAGTATTTTAATTAATGATCTCTTATTTATATATAGCAATCACAGGATTCCTGttgttttatttcaaagtttttttatttgaatttttaaaaattaatctatcttttttaattggaagataattactttacaatattgtagtggcttttcagctttttaaatatgtcttttaaTGTTCATGAGATCTACCTCACGAGATAATTGAGAACCTGAAACACCGAGACGTTACTTCTGGACAAGATTAAAGGCTGTGTCTTTCCCCAGGACAGTAAAGCATTTCCCCTTTTCCAGGGCTCAAAGTGGGGAAATATGAGATTTGTGATGCTACCATCTCACCTGAGTCAGCAATGCATCCTCTCTTCTAATTTTAGGAGCACCAAACCAATGATTAGGAGAGAAAATATCACAGAGATCACTCATTTTATCCTGTTGGGATTCTCAGATTTCCCCAGAATCATAGTAGTGCTCTTTGTCGTGTTCCTGGTGATATACATTTTGACCCTGACTTGGAACCTGTCGCTCCTCATCTTAATAAGAATggactcccacctccacacccccatgtacttctttctcagtAATCTGTCCTTCATGGACATCTGCTACGTGACCTCCACAGCCCCCAAGATGCTCCATGACTTCTTCCAGGAGCGTCAAATTATCACCTATGTGGATTGTGTTATTCAGAATTTCGTATTCTCCACCATGGGGCTGAGTGAGTCTTGCCTCATGACTGCCATGGCTTATGACCGATATGCCGCCATTTGTAACCCACTCCTCTATTCATCAGTCATGTCGCCCGCTCTCTGCGGTCGGATGGTGCTGGGATCCTACTTGGCTGGACTCTCTGCTACTGTATTCCAATTGTGTTTCATGCTCCAGCTCCACTTCTGTGGGCCTAATGTCAtcaaccacttcttctgtgacctGCCCCAGCTGTTAGTTCTGTCCTGCACTGACACTTTTTTTGTACAACTCtttactgctt
This genomic window from Bubalus bubalis isolate 160015118507 breed Murrah chromosome 16, NDDB_SH_1, whole genome shotgun sequence contains:
- the LOC123329582 gene encoding olfactory receptor 5AN1-like, which produces MRFVMLPSHLSQQCILSSNFRSTKPMIRRENITEITHFILLGFSDFPRIIVVLFVVFLVIYILTLTWNLSLLILIRMDSHLHTPMYFFLSNLSFMDICYVTSTAPKMLHDFFQERQIITYVDCVIQNFVFSTMGLSESCLMTAMAYDRYAAICNPLLYSSVMSPALCGRMVLGSYLAGLSATVFQLCFMLQLHFCGPNVINHFFCDLPQLLVLSCTDTFFVQLFTALLTMIFGVINVSVIMISYVYIVISIMKITTSSGRSKAFNTCASHLTAVTLFYTSGMFVYLSSSSGGSSSFDRFASFFYTVMIPMLNPLIYSLRNQEIKDALRRLQKKSRYC